The following are encoded together in the Neofelis nebulosa isolate mNeoNeb1 chromosome 9, mNeoNeb1.pri, whole genome shotgun sequence genome:
- the LOC131486015 gene encoding guanine nucleotide-binding protein G(s) subunit alpha isoform X1 — protein sequence MGCLGNSKTEDQRNEEKAQREANKKIEKQLQKDKQVYRATHRLLLLGAGESGKSTIVKQMRILHVNGFNGEGGEEDPQAARSNSDGSEKATKVQDIKNNLKEAIETIVAAMSNLVPPVELANPENQFRVDYILSVMNVPDFDFPPEFYEHAKALWEDEGVRACYERSNEYQLIDCAQYFLDKIDVIKQADYVPSDQDLLRCRVLTSGIFETKFQVDKVNFHMFDVGGQRDERRKWIQCFNDVTAIIFVVASSSYNMVIREDNQTNRLQEALNLFKSIWNNRWLRTISVILFLNKQDLLAEKVLAGKSKIEDYFPEFARYTTPEDATPEPGEDPRVTRAKYFIRDEFLRISTASGDGRHYCYPHFTCAVDTENIRRVFNDCRDIIQRMHLRQYELL from the exons atggGCTGCCTCGGAAACAGTAAGACCGAGGACCAGCGCAACGAGGAGAAGGCGCAGCGCGAGGCCAACAAAAAGATCGAGAAACAGCTGCAGAAGGACAAGCAGGTCTACCGGGCCACGCACCGCCTGCTGCTGCTGG GTGCTGGAGAGTCTGGCAAAAGCACCATTGTGAAGCAAATGAGGATTCTGCATGTTAATGGGTTTAATGGAGA GGGCGGCGAAGAGGACCCGCAGGCTGCCAGGAGCAACAGCGATG GTAGTGAGAAGGCAACCAAAGTGCAGGACATCAAAAACAACCTGAAAGAGGCCATCGAA ACCATCGTGGCCGCCATGAGCAACCTGGTCCCCCCCGTGGAGCTGGCCAACCCTGAGAACCAGTTCAGAGTGGACTACATTCTGAGCGTGATGAACGTGCCCGACTTTGATTTCCCTCCC GAGTTCTACGAGCACGCCAAGGCTCTGTGGGAGGACGAAGGAGTGCGTGCCTGCTATGAGCGCTCCAACGAGTACCAGCTGATTGACTGCGCCCAGTA CTTCCTGGACAAGATCGATGTCATCAAGCAGGCCGACTACGTGCCCAGTGACCAG GATCTGCTTCGCTGCCGCGTCCTGACTTCTGGAATCTTTGAGACCAAGTTCCAGGTGGACAAAGTCAACTTCCA CATGTTCGACGTGGGTGGCCAGCGTGACGAGCGCCGCAAATGGATCCAGTGCTTCAACG ATGTGACTGCCATTATCTTCGTGGTGGCCAGCAGCAGCTACAACATGGTCATTCGGGAGGACAATCAGACCAACCGCCTGCAGGAGGCTCTGAACCTCTTCAAGAGCATCTGGAACAACAG ATGGCTGCGCACCATCTCCGTGATCCTGTTCCTCAACAAGCAAGACCTGCTCGCTGAGAAAGTCCTCGCTGGAAAATCGAAAATTGAGGACTACTTTCCAGAATTTGCTCGCTACACTACTCCCGAGGACG CTACTCCCGAGCCCGGAGAGGACCCACGCGTGACCCGGGCCAAGTACTTCATCCGTGACGAATTTCTG AGAATCAGCACTGCCAGTGGAGACGGGCGTCACTACTGCTATCCCCACTTCACTTGCGCCGTGGACACCGAGAACATCCGCCGTGTGTTCAACGACTGCCGTGACATCATTCAGCGCATGCACCTTCGTCAGTACGAGCTGCTCTAA
- the LOC131486015 gene encoding guanine nucleotide-binding protein G(s) subunit alpha isoform X3: MGCLGNSKTEDQRNEEKAQREANKKIEKQLQKDKQVYRATHRLLLLGAGESGKSTIVKQMRILHVNGFNGDSEKATKVQDIKNNLKEAIETIVAAMSNLVPPVELANPENQFRVDYILSVMNVPDFDFPPEFYEHAKALWEDEGVRACYERSNEYQLIDCAQYFLDKIDVIKQADYVPSDQDLLRCRVLTSGIFETKFQVDKVNFHMFDVGGQRDERRKWIQCFNDVTAIIFVVASSSYNMVIREDNQTNRLQEALNLFKSIWNNRWLRTISVILFLNKQDLLAEKVLAGKSKIEDYFPEFARYTTPEDATPEPGEDPRVTRAKYFIRDEFLRISTASGDGRHYCYPHFTCAVDTENIRRVFNDCRDIIQRMHLRQYELL, from the exons atggGCTGCCTCGGAAACAGTAAGACCGAGGACCAGCGCAACGAGGAGAAGGCGCAGCGCGAGGCCAACAAAAAGATCGAGAAACAGCTGCAGAAGGACAAGCAGGTCTACCGGGCCACGCACCGCCTGCTGCTGCTGG GTGCTGGAGAGTCTGGCAAAAGCACCATTGTGAAGCAAATGAGGATTCTGCATGTTAATGGGTTTAATGGAGA TAGTGAGAAGGCAACCAAAGTGCAGGACATCAAAAACAACCTGAAAGAGGCCATCGAA ACCATCGTGGCCGCCATGAGCAACCTGGTCCCCCCCGTGGAGCTGGCCAACCCTGAGAACCAGTTCAGAGTGGACTACATTCTGAGCGTGATGAACGTGCCCGACTTTGATTTCCCTCCC GAGTTCTACGAGCACGCCAAGGCTCTGTGGGAGGACGAAGGAGTGCGTGCCTGCTATGAGCGCTCCAACGAGTACCAGCTGATTGACTGCGCCCAGTA CTTCCTGGACAAGATCGATGTCATCAAGCAGGCCGACTACGTGCCCAGTGACCAG GATCTGCTTCGCTGCCGCGTCCTGACTTCTGGAATCTTTGAGACCAAGTTCCAGGTGGACAAAGTCAACTTCCA CATGTTCGACGTGGGTGGCCAGCGTGACGAGCGCCGCAAATGGATCCAGTGCTTCAACG ATGTGACTGCCATTATCTTCGTGGTGGCCAGCAGCAGCTACAACATGGTCATTCGGGAGGACAATCAGACCAACCGCCTGCAGGAGGCTCTGAACCTCTTCAAGAGCATCTGGAACAACAG ATGGCTGCGCACCATCTCCGTGATCCTGTTCCTCAACAAGCAAGACCTGCTCGCTGAGAAAGTCCTCGCTGGAAAATCGAAAATTGAGGACTACTTTCCAGAATTTGCTCGCTACACTACTCCCGAGGACG CTACTCCCGAGCCCGGAGAGGACCCACGCGTGACCCGGGCCAAGTACTTCATCCGTGACGAATTTCTG AGAATCAGCACTGCCAGTGGAGACGGGCGTCACTACTGCTATCCCCACTTCACTTGCGCCGTGGACACCGAGAACATCCGCCGTGTGTTCAACGACTGCCGTGACATCATTCAGCGCATGCACCTTCGTCAGTACGAGCTGCTCTAA
- the LOC131486015 gene encoding guanine nucleotide-binding protein G(s) subunit alpha isoform X4 — translation MGCLGNSKTEDQRNEEKAQREANKKIEKQLQKDKQVYRATHRLLLLGAGESGKSTIVKQMRILHVNGFNGDEKATKVQDIKNNLKEAIETIVAAMSNLVPPVELANPENQFRVDYILSVMNVPDFDFPPEFYEHAKALWEDEGVRACYERSNEYQLIDCAQYFLDKIDVIKQADYVPSDQDLLRCRVLTSGIFETKFQVDKVNFHMFDVGGQRDERRKWIQCFNDVTAIIFVVASSSYNMVIREDNQTNRLQEALNLFKSIWNNRWLRTISVILFLNKQDLLAEKVLAGKSKIEDYFPEFARYTTPEDATPEPGEDPRVTRAKYFIRDEFLRISTASGDGRHYCYPHFTCAVDTENIRRVFNDCRDIIQRMHLRQYELL, via the exons atggGCTGCCTCGGAAACAGTAAGACCGAGGACCAGCGCAACGAGGAGAAGGCGCAGCGCGAGGCCAACAAAAAGATCGAGAAACAGCTGCAGAAGGACAAGCAGGTCTACCGGGCCACGCACCGCCTGCTGCTGCTGG GTGCTGGAGAGTCTGGCAAAAGCACCATTGTGAAGCAAATGAGGATTCTGCATGTTAATGGGTTTAATGGAGA TGAGAAGGCAACCAAAGTGCAGGACATCAAAAACAACCTGAAAGAGGCCATCGAA ACCATCGTGGCCGCCATGAGCAACCTGGTCCCCCCCGTGGAGCTGGCCAACCCTGAGAACCAGTTCAGAGTGGACTACATTCTGAGCGTGATGAACGTGCCCGACTTTGATTTCCCTCCC GAGTTCTACGAGCACGCCAAGGCTCTGTGGGAGGACGAAGGAGTGCGTGCCTGCTATGAGCGCTCCAACGAGTACCAGCTGATTGACTGCGCCCAGTA CTTCCTGGACAAGATCGATGTCATCAAGCAGGCCGACTACGTGCCCAGTGACCAG GATCTGCTTCGCTGCCGCGTCCTGACTTCTGGAATCTTTGAGACCAAGTTCCAGGTGGACAAAGTCAACTTCCA CATGTTCGACGTGGGTGGCCAGCGTGACGAGCGCCGCAAATGGATCCAGTGCTTCAACG ATGTGACTGCCATTATCTTCGTGGTGGCCAGCAGCAGCTACAACATGGTCATTCGGGAGGACAATCAGACCAACCGCCTGCAGGAGGCTCTGAACCTCTTCAAGAGCATCTGGAACAACAG ATGGCTGCGCACCATCTCCGTGATCCTGTTCCTCAACAAGCAAGACCTGCTCGCTGAGAAAGTCCTCGCTGGAAAATCGAAAATTGAGGACTACTTTCCAGAATTTGCTCGCTACACTACTCCCGAGGACG CTACTCCCGAGCCCGGAGAGGACCCACGCGTGACCCGGGCCAAGTACTTCATCCGTGACGAATTTCTG AGAATCAGCACTGCCAGTGGAGACGGGCGTCACTACTGCTATCCCCACTTCACTTGCGCCGTGGACACCGAGAACATCCGCCGTGTGTTCAACGACTGCCGTGACATCATTCAGCGCATGCACCTTCGTCAGTACGAGCTGCTCTAA
- the LOC131486015 gene encoding guanine nucleotide-binding protein G(s) subunit alpha isoform X2, with the protein MGCLGNSKTEDQRNEEKAQREANKKIEKQLQKDKQVYRATHRLLLLGAGESGKSTIVKQMRILHVNGFNGEGGEEDPQAARSNSDGEKATKVQDIKNNLKEAIETIVAAMSNLVPPVELANPENQFRVDYILSVMNVPDFDFPPEFYEHAKALWEDEGVRACYERSNEYQLIDCAQYFLDKIDVIKQADYVPSDQDLLRCRVLTSGIFETKFQVDKVNFHMFDVGGQRDERRKWIQCFNDVTAIIFVVASSSYNMVIREDNQTNRLQEALNLFKSIWNNRWLRTISVILFLNKQDLLAEKVLAGKSKIEDYFPEFARYTTPEDATPEPGEDPRVTRAKYFIRDEFLRISTASGDGRHYCYPHFTCAVDTENIRRVFNDCRDIIQRMHLRQYELL; encoded by the exons atggGCTGCCTCGGAAACAGTAAGACCGAGGACCAGCGCAACGAGGAGAAGGCGCAGCGCGAGGCCAACAAAAAGATCGAGAAACAGCTGCAGAAGGACAAGCAGGTCTACCGGGCCACGCACCGCCTGCTGCTGCTGG GTGCTGGAGAGTCTGGCAAAAGCACCATTGTGAAGCAAATGAGGATTCTGCATGTTAATGGGTTTAATGGAGA GGGCGGCGAAGAGGACCCGCAGGCTGCCAGGAGCAACAGCGATGG TGAGAAGGCAACCAAAGTGCAGGACATCAAAAACAACCTGAAAGAGGCCATCGAA ACCATCGTGGCCGCCATGAGCAACCTGGTCCCCCCCGTGGAGCTGGCCAACCCTGAGAACCAGTTCAGAGTGGACTACATTCTGAGCGTGATGAACGTGCCCGACTTTGATTTCCCTCCC GAGTTCTACGAGCACGCCAAGGCTCTGTGGGAGGACGAAGGAGTGCGTGCCTGCTATGAGCGCTCCAACGAGTACCAGCTGATTGACTGCGCCCAGTA CTTCCTGGACAAGATCGATGTCATCAAGCAGGCCGACTACGTGCCCAGTGACCAG GATCTGCTTCGCTGCCGCGTCCTGACTTCTGGAATCTTTGAGACCAAGTTCCAGGTGGACAAAGTCAACTTCCA CATGTTCGACGTGGGTGGCCAGCGTGACGAGCGCCGCAAATGGATCCAGTGCTTCAACG ATGTGACTGCCATTATCTTCGTGGTGGCCAGCAGCAGCTACAACATGGTCATTCGGGAGGACAATCAGACCAACCGCCTGCAGGAGGCTCTGAACCTCTTCAAGAGCATCTGGAACAACAG ATGGCTGCGCACCATCTCCGTGATCCTGTTCCTCAACAAGCAAGACCTGCTCGCTGAGAAAGTCCTCGCTGGAAAATCGAAAATTGAGGACTACTTTCCAGAATTTGCTCGCTACACTACTCCCGAGGACG CTACTCCCGAGCCCGGAGAGGACCCACGCGTGACCCGGGCCAAGTACTTCATCCGTGACGAATTTCTG AGAATCAGCACTGCCAGTGGAGACGGGCGTCACTACTGCTATCCCCACTTCACTTGCGCCGTGGACACCGAGAACATCCGCCGTGTGTTCAACGACTGCCGTGACATCATTCAGCGCATGCACCTTCGTCAGTACGAGCTGCTCTAA
- the LOC131486015 gene encoding guanine nucleotide-binding protein G(s) subunit alpha isoform X5, whose product MRILHVNGFNGEGGEEDPQAARSNSDGSEKATKVQDIKNNLKEAIETIVAAMSNLVPPVELANPENQFRVDYILSVMNVPDFDFPPEFYEHAKALWEDEGVRACYERSNEYQLIDCAQYFLDKIDVIKQADYVPSDQDLLRCRVLTSGIFETKFQVDKVNFHMFDVGGQRDERRKWIQCFNDVTAIIFVVASSSYNMVIREDNQTNRLQEALNLFKSIWNNRWLRTISVILFLNKQDLLAEKVLAGKSKIEDYFPEFARYTTPEDATPEPGEDPRVTRAKYFIRDEFLRISTASGDGRHYCYPHFTCAVDTENIRRVFNDCRDIIQRMHLRQYELL is encoded by the exons ATGAGGATTCTGCATGTTAATGGGTTTAATGGAGA GGGCGGCGAAGAGGACCCGCAGGCTGCCAGGAGCAACAGCGATG GTAGTGAGAAGGCAACCAAAGTGCAGGACATCAAAAACAACCTGAAAGAGGCCATCGAA ACCATCGTGGCCGCCATGAGCAACCTGGTCCCCCCCGTGGAGCTGGCCAACCCTGAGAACCAGTTCAGAGTGGACTACATTCTGAGCGTGATGAACGTGCCCGACTTTGATTTCCCTCCC GAGTTCTACGAGCACGCCAAGGCTCTGTGGGAGGACGAAGGAGTGCGTGCCTGCTATGAGCGCTCCAACGAGTACCAGCTGATTGACTGCGCCCAGTA CTTCCTGGACAAGATCGATGTCATCAAGCAGGCCGACTACGTGCCCAGTGACCAG GATCTGCTTCGCTGCCGCGTCCTGACTTCTGGAATCTTTGAGACCAAGTTCCAGGTGGACAAAGTCAACTTCCA CATGTTCGACGTGGGTGGCCAGCGTGACGAGCGCCGCAAATGGATCCAGTGCTTCAACG ATGTGACTGCCATTATCTTCGTGGTGGCCAGCAGCAGCTACAACATGGTCATTCGGGAGGACAATCAGACCAACCGCCTGCAGGAGGCTCTGAACCTCTTCAAGAGCATCTGGAACAACAG ATGGCTGCGCACCATCTCCGTGATCCTGTTCCTCAACAAGCAAGACCTGCTCGCTGAGAAAGTCCTCGCTGGAAAATCGAAAATTGAGGACTACTTTCCAGAATTTGCTCGCTACACTACTCCCGAGGACG CTACTCCCGAGCCCGGAGAGGACCCACGCGTGACCCGGGCCAAGTACTTCATCCGTGACGAATTTCTG AGAATCAGCACTGCCAGTGGAGACGGGCGTCACTACTGCTATCCCCACTTCACTTGCGCCGTGGACACCGAGAACATCCGCCGTGTGTTCAACGACTGCCGTGACATCATTCAGCGCATGCACCTTCGTCAGTACGAGCTGCTCTAA